A window of the Penaeus monodon isolate SGIC_2016 chromosome 38, NSTDA_Pmon_1, whole genome shotgun sequence genome harbors these coding sequences:
- the LOC119596502 gene encoding uncharacterized protein LOC119596502 isoform X2: MVAPIHSWMWGRLVLLLPVVICTVLTEGCIIPKEFPHSISADMNESGSQMCYTCYQAPTADGFKVNLNKLRLNGIGSVMVYLDSKQKLIEEDCGGCDAFGNLEGTDEGEASETECHECVTLPSGSMFELYVRLSPQYQGLTEGESVCQNIPNLNISLTIDSKLPDLEAPSDCEDGFWVSFPLSGDTCAVGSTSLDRETLCIVASCTDSIMSPDTSNEKIEHKFQPESPTETCIWELNTEQRKHMTLRFSQNVRPHITVYEESLLNPKWDVEWCPTFGNEYSLQTEADTVFVVYHNTQKLAKKGSLSITTQVDLCLLPPAVKNGSVNFKRQESGTVALYSCDKGFSLLGPSEIRCKNRSWEEPPVCISHHKPGVSFPEQDLENDEEKETDAKDLYEDYDTDAHHEMLTNHSRGEVDEYEMELTNLPPVINSTEAQEDEDDNQLGIFTGLLDISLEDDLTMYIIIGAAGLLLLIIIIITSIVVYRKRYPVRLGLGRKFDTFQNPIYEKTVVRMPMQVEETEVGRKKSDAEEMSDCTVLE; encoded by the exons ATGGTGGCGCCAATCCACTCCTGGATGTGGGGGAGGCTGGTACTCCTTCTCCCCGTCGTTATATGTACAGTACTAACCGAAGGGTGCATCATACCAAAGGAGTTCCCTCATTCTATCAGTG CTGATATGAACGAATCGGGCAGCCAGATGTGCTACACATGCTATCAGGCTCCAACAGCAGATGGGTTTAAAGTGAACCTTAACAAACTTAGGCTTAATGGCATAGGCTCGGTAATGGTTTATTTAGACAGCAAGCAAAAGCTCATTGAAGAAGATTGTGGAGGTTGTGATGCCTTTGGCAATCTTGAAGGCACAGACGAGGGAGAGGCCAGTGAAACCGAATGCCACGAATGTGTTACCTTGCCTAGTGGATCCATGTTTGAATTGTATGTGAGGCTCAGTCCCCAGTACCAGGGATTGACTGAGGGGGAGAGTGTGTGCCAAAATATTCCAAACCTTAACATTAGTCTTACCATTGACAGCAAATTGCCAGACCTTGAAGCTCCCTCTGATTGTGAGGATGGCTTTTGGGTCAGCTTCCCACTCTCTGGGGATACCTGTGCTGTAGGCTCCACATCTCTGGACAGAGAGACCCTCTGCATTGTTGCAAGTTGCACTGACAGCATCATGTCCCCAGACACATCAAATGAGAAAATAGAACACAAATTCCAACCAGAATCTCCAACAGAGACCTGTATATGGGAGCTGAATACAGAGCAGCGCAAGCACATGACCCTAAGATTCTCGCAGAACGTTCGGCCCCACATCACAGTGTACGAAGAGTCGCTGCTCAACCCGAAGTGGGACGTGGAATGGTGTCCGACCTTTGGGAACGAGTACAGTCTGCAAACTGAAGCAGACACTGTATTCGTAGTCTACCACAACACACAGAAGCTTGCCAAGAAGGGATCACTGTCCATTACAACGCAAGTAGATCTGTGTCTCCTCCCACCAGCTGTGAAAAATGGAAGTGTTAATTTTAAACGTCAAGAGTCTGGCACAGTTGCCTTGTATTCCTGTGACAAAGGATTTAGCCTGCTGGGCCCGTCAGAGATCCGGTGTAAAAATCGTTCATGGGAAGAACCACCTGTTTGCATTTCCCATCACAAG CCTGGAGTTTCATTCCCTGAACAAGACCTCGAGAATGACGAAGAGAAGGAAACTGATGCCAAAGATCTTTACGAGGACTATGACACAGATGCGCACCATGAGATGTTGACAAACCATTCTCGGGGGGAGGTGGATGAGTATGAGATGGAACTAACCAACTTGCCACCGGTGATAAACTCAACAGAAGCtcaagaagacgaagatgataaCCAGCTCGGCATTTTTACAGGCTTACTTGACATCTCCCTAGAAGATGACTTAACCATGTATATCATCATTGGAGCAGCAGGCCTacttctcctcattatcattatcatcacatccatCGTTGTTTACCGCAAAAGATACCCCGTTCGCCTGGGGTTAGGGCGCAAATTCGACACTTTCCAGAACCCCATATACGAGAAAACTGTAGTGAGGATGCCCATGCAGGTAGAAGAAacagaggtagggaggaagaagagtgatGCGGAGGAAATGAGTGATTGCACAGTGTTAGAATGA
- the LOC119596502 gene encoding uncharacterized protein LOC119596502 isoform X1: protein MVAPIHSWMWGRLVLLLPVVICTVLTEGCIIPKEFPHSISADMNESGSQMCYTCYQAPTADGFKVNLNKLRLNGIGSVMVYLDSKQKLIEEDCGGCDAFGNLEGTDEGEASETECHECVTLPSGSMFELYVRLSPQYQGLTEGESVCQNIPNLNISLTIDSKLPDLEAPSDCEDGFWVSFPLSGDTCAVGSTSLDRETLCIVASCTDSIMSPDTSNEKIEHKFQPESPTETCIWELNTEQRKHMTLRFSQNVRPHITVYEESLLNPKWDVEWCPTFGNEYSLQTEADTVFVVYHNTQKLAKKGSLSITTQVDLCLLPPAVKNGSVNFKRQESGTVALYSCDKGFSLLGPSEIRCKNRSWEEPPVCISHHKDKLMSDAPMGSIEISDSVNGSSLTSENGTFLISAPDSEPHGKMPGVSFPEQDLENDEEKETDAKDLYEDYDTDAHHEMLTNHSRGEVDEYEMELTNLPPVINSTEAQEDEDDNQLGIFTGLLDISLEDDLTMYIIIGAAGLLLLIIIIITSIVVYRKRYPVRLGLGRKFDTFQNPIYEKTVVRMPMQVEETEVGRKKSDAEEMSDCTVLE from the exons ATGGTGGCGCCAATCCACTCCTGGATGTGGGGGAGGCTGGTACTCCTTCTCCCCGTCGTTATATGTACAGTACTAACCGAAGGGTGCATCATACCAAAGGAGTTCCCTCATTCTATCAGTG CTGATATGAACGAATCGGGCAGCCAGATGTGCTACACATGCTATCAGGCTCCAACAGCAGATGGGTTTAAAGTGAACCTTAACAAACTTAGGCTTAATGGCATAGGCTCGGTAATGGTTTATTTAGACAGCAAGCAAAAGCTCATTGAAGAAGATTGTGGAGGTTGTGATGCCTTTGGCAATCTTGAAGGCACAGACGAGGGAGAGGCCAGTGAAACCGAATGCCACGAATGTGTTACCTTGCCTAGTGGATCCATGTTTGAATTGTATGTGAGGCTCAGTCCCCAGTACCAGGGATTGACTGAGGGGGAGAGTGTGTGCCAAAATATTCCAAACCTTAACATTAGTCTTACCATTGACAGCAAATTGCCAGACCTTGAAGCTCCCTCTGATTGTGAGGATGGCTTTTGGGTCAGCTTCCCACTCTCTGGGGATACCTGTGCTGTAGGCTCCACATCTCTGGACAGAGAGACCCTCTGCATTGTTGCAAGTTGCACTGACAGCATCATGTCCCCAGACACATCAAATGAGAAAATAGAACACAAATTCCAACCAGAATCTCCAACAGAGACCTGTATATGGGAGCTGAATACAGAGCAGCGCAAGCACATGACCCTAAGATTCTCGCAGAACGTTCGGCCCCACATCACAGTGTACGAAGAGTCGCTGCTCAACCCGAAGTGGGACGTGGAATGGTGTCCGACCTTTGGGAACGAGTACAGTCTGCAAACTGAAGCAGACACTGTATTCGTAGTCTACCACAACACACAGAAGCTTGCCAAGAAGGGATCACTGTCCATTACAACGCAAGTAGATCTGTGTCTCCTCCCACCAGCTGTGAAAAATGGAAGTGTTAATTTTAAACGTCAAGAGTCTGGCACAGTTGCCTTGTATTCCTGTGACAAAGGATTTAGCCTGCTGGGCCCGTCAGAGATCCGGTGTAAAAATCGTTCATGGGAAGAACCACCTGTTTGCATTTCCCATCACAAG GATAAACTGATGTCTGATGCCCCAATGGGATCAATAGAAATTTCGGACAGTGTGAATGGCAGTAGTTTGACCTCAGAGAATGGCACATTCCTGATATCTGCTCCCGACAGTGAACCACATGGAAAGATG CCTGGAGTTTCATTCCCTGAACAAGACCTCGAGAATGACGAAGAGAAGGAAACTGATGCCAAAGATCTTTACGAGGACTATGACACAGATGCGCACCATGAGATGTTGACAAACCATTCTCGGGGGGAGGTGGATGAGTATGAGATGGAACTAACCAACTTGCCACCGGTGATAAACTCAACAGAAGCtcaagaagacgaagatgataaCCAGCTCGGCATTTTTACAGGCTTACTTGACATCTCCCTAGAAGATGACTTAACCATGTATATCATCATTGGAGCAGCAGGCCTacttctcctcattatcattatcatcacatccatCGTTGTTTACCGCAAAAGATACCCCGTTCGCCTGGGGTTAGGGCGCAAATTCGACACTTTCCAGAACCCCATATACGAGAAAACTGTAGTGAGGATGCCCATGCAGGTAGAAGAAacagaggtagggaggaagaagagtgatGCGGAGGAAATGAGTGATTGCACAGTGTTAGAATGA